The Pseudalkalibacillus hwajinpoensis DNA window AGGTCATTTTTGTTGTGGAGGGAGAGGGTCAGCTGTTTATAATGGAAGGATGTCAAATAAAAAGGGGGAAAAGCATGAAGCAGAATGATAAAGTTTTTGAAGATGATCCGCGGTATCGGGTAGCGAATAAGGAAGCTTTAATTGGTGTCGGCCTGGTAATATTAAATTTTATTCTATGGTACGGATTTGCATATGGGCTCGGTTCGAAGCCTGTGGCTGAGTATAGTTATATCTGGGGGCTACCGGCGTG harbors:
- a CDS encoding YhdT family protein, giving the protein MKQNDKVFEDDPRYRVANKEALIGVGLVILNFILWYGFAYGLGSKPVAEYSYIWGLPAWFFYSCILTTAIILVLVILAVVFLFKEVPFDEEDEQ